One genomic segment of Paenibacillus xylanexedens includes these proteins:
- a CDS encoding nucleobase:cation symporter-2 family protein: protein MKETKKMRVFSLGIQHVLAMYAGAILVPLLVGRALNLTAEQLAYLVSIDLLTCGIATWLQARKGKYLGIGLPAVLGSSFVAVTPMIAIGSQYGIPAIYGSIIAAGLFIVIFAVFFSKIVKLFPPVVIGTVVTIIGLALIPTGIKNMAGGANSENFGSLDNLALSFGVLLFILILNRYARGFVKSLAVLLGIIVGTLIAAIMGKVNFASVQEASWFHLPQPFYFGWPTFEIGPIITMIIVGTVVIIESTGVFMALSKICDQPINEKDLARGYRAEGLAFVLGGIFNAFPYNTFAQNVGLVQLSKVKTTNVVVAAGGILVFLGLIPKVAAFATIIPSAVLGGATVVLFGMVVSSGIKMLQNVDFGKQSNLLIVACSVSLGLGVTAVPDLFAQLPQSIRIIVSDGIITGSLSAILLNVFFNLALKKGSLPVQPVQAQEAHT, encoded by the coding sequence ATGAAAGAAACCAAAAAGATGAGAGTTTTTTCACTGGGGATTCAGCACGTACTCGCGATGTATGCGGGAGCAATTCTGGTGCCTTTGCTTGTGGGCAGAGCACTAAATCTGACTGCAGAGCAGTTGGCGTATCTGGTATCCATTGACCTGTTAACGTGTGGGATTGCAACATGGCTTCAGGCTCGGAAAGGCAAGTACTTGGGTATTGGTCTGCCAGCGGTGCTTGGAAGCTCTTTTGTAGCGGTCACACCGATGATTGCGATTGGATCGCAATACGGAATTCCTGCCATATATGGGTCGATCATCGCAGCGGGGTTATTTATCGTCATCTTTGCCGTATTTTTTAGCAAAATCGTCAAATTGTTTCCGCCAGTTGTGATCGGTACAGTGGTAACCATTATCGGTCTTGCGTTAATTCCAACCGGCATTAAAAACATGGCGGGTGGAGCAAACAGCGAGAATTTCGGAAGTTTGGACAATTTGGCGCTTTCATTTGGTGTATTACTGTTCATTCTAATCCTGAATCGATATGCTCGCGGGTTTGTAAAATCCCTGGCTGTTCTCCTTGGTATTATCGTGGGAACTCTCATCGCAGCCATCATGGGAAAAGTGAATTTTGCCTCTGTACAGGAAGCCTCCTGGTTCCATTTACCTCAACCCTTTTACTTTGGATGGCCTACCTTCGAAATCGGCCCCATTATTACAATGATTATTGTAGGTACGGTGGTTATCATCGAATCAACAGGTGTATTTATGGCTTTGAGCAAAATCTGTGATCAACCGATCAACGAAAAAGATCTGGCACGGGGATATCGCGCAGAAGGTCTCGCGTTTGTTCTGGGCGGCATCTTTAATGCTTTTCCATACAATACATTTGCACAGAATGTTGGTTTGGTTCAGCTCTCCAAAGTGAAAACGACCAATGTTGTTGTTGCAGCCGGAGGTATTCTGGTCTTTCTGGGACTCATTCCGAAAGTAGCTGCTTTTGCAACCATTATTCCAAGTGCTGTCCTCGGAGGAGCGACTGTTGTCCTGTTTGGAATGGTTGTCTCATCCGGGATCAAAATGCTGCAAAACGTCGACTTTGGCAAACAATCCAATCTATTGATCGTGGCTTGCTCCGTTTCACTTGGGCTCGGTGTTACTGCTGTACCCGATCTGTTTGCCCAGCTTCCTCAAAGTATTCGGATTATTGTTAGCGATGGTATTATCACAGGAAGCCTGTCAGCGATCCTGCTTAATGTCTTCTTTAACCTCGCTTTGAAAAAAGGGAGCTTGCCAGTACAGCCTGTACAGGCTCAAGAAGCACACACGTAA
- a CDS encoding pseudouridine synthase has protein sequence MLINKYISETGFCSRRETNRLIAAGRITINGRVCEKGAEVEPHDVVLIDGKEIPRNDSEPVYIALNKPIGIVCTAAEHVKGNIIQYMNYPSRIFAIGRLDKASEGLILLTNDGGIVNKMMRSEHNHDKEYIVTVDKPITDEFVKSMSDGVEILDVVTKPCEVYSQSDNVFRIILTQGLNLQIRRMCKALGYRVLKLERVRIMNITLDQLERGQWRHLEQEELEILLSQLNEIK, from the coding sequence ATGTTAATTAACAAATACATAAGTGAAACGGGATTCTGCTCCCGCAGGGAAACGAACCGATTAATTGCAGCCGGACGCATAACGATCAATGGCAGGGTATGTGAAAAAGGGGCCGAAGTTGAACCTCACGATGTGGTACTCATTGATGGGAAGGAGATTCCTCGTAATGACAGCGAACCTGTCTACATTGCTTTGAACAAACCCATCGGTATTGTCTGCACAGCAGCAGAACATGTGAAGGGGAACATCATTCAATATATGAATTATCCTTCTCGCATATTTGCGATAGGCAGGCTGGATAAGGCATCTGAGGGGTTAATTTTGCTTACGAATGACGGAGGTATTGTGAACAAGATGATGCGTTCGGAGCATAATCATGATAAAGAATATATAGTGACTGTAGACAAACCCATAACTGACGAATTCGTAAAGTCCATGTCTGATGGCGTTGAAATTCTGGACGTGGTGACCAAGCCCTGCGAAGTGTATAGTCAAAGTGACAATGTATTTCGTATTATTCTGACACAGGGTCTCAACCTGCAGATCCGCAGAATGTGCAAAGCCTTGGGGTACCGAGTCCTCAAGCTGGAGCGTGTACGAATTATGAATATTACGCTGGATCAACTGGAGCGGGGGCAATGGCGTCATCTGGAGCAAGAGGAACTGGAGATTCTGCTGTCTCAATTGAATGAGATAAAATGA
- a CDS encoding DMT family transporter: protein MTSHLDHQNTRASTGHLLALFTILIWGTTFVSTKVLLIDFTPVEILFFRFLIGYLVLLLIYPRTLRIVSFREEWLFIGAGLCGVTLYFLIENIALVYTTASNVGVIVSIAPFFTAVLAHFFLDGEKLTRRFIIGFGIALSGILLIALNGSFILQLNPIGDLLAFIAPAVWAIYSVLMRKIGQLRYHTIGATRKVFFYGLIFMLPALFLFEFHLELGRFTNMTNLSNILYLGLGASALCFVTWNRAVNLLGAIQTSVYIYLVPVITVVSSALILQEQITWVIVLGAFLTLFGSYISEQKGHKLNNKNTNPHRG from the coding sequence ATGACAAGTCATCTTGATCATCAAAACACTAGAGCCTCTACCGGACATTTACTCGCTTTGTTTACTATACTGATCTGGGGAACTACCTTTGTCTCGACCAAAGTTCTGCTGATTGACTTTACTCCAGTGGAGATTCTATTTTTCCGTTTCCTGATCGGGTATTTGGTACTGTTATTGATCTATCCACGTACACTGCGGATCGTCTCATTCAGAGAAGAATGGTTATTTATCGGAGCAGGACTATGTGGGGTGACGTTATATTTTCTTATTGAAAATATTGCTCTGGTGTACACAACAGCTTCCAACGTGGGTGTTATTGTCTCCATTGCCCCGTTCTTCACTGCCGTACTCGCACACTTCTTCTTAGATGGTGAGAAGTTAACTCGCCGCTTCATTATCGGATTCGGGATTGCCTTGAGCGGCATCCTACTCATCGCACTAAATGGTAGTTTCATTCTGCAACTGAATCCGATAGGTGATCTGCTTGCTTTCATAGCACCTGCGGTATGGGCAATTTATTCTGTGTTAATGCGGAAAATTGGCCAGCTTCGTTATCACACCATTGGCGCGACTCGCAAGGTATTCTTCTATGGCCTGATCTTCATGCTGCCAGCTCTATTCCTGTTTGAATTCCACTTGGAACTCGGACGCTTCACAAACATGACCAATCTCTCCAATATTCTCTACCTCGGTCTGGGTGCCTCCGCGTTGTGTTTCGTGACCTGGAACCGGGCCGTGAATCTTCTCGGAGCTATCCAAACGAGCGTATATATCTATCTGGTGCCTGTCATTACTGTTGTGTCATCTGCACTGATTCTTCAAGAGCAGATAACCTGGGTGATTGTACTCGGTGCGTTCTTAACCCTATTTGGCTCTTACATTTCAGAACAAAAAGGACACAAGCTTAACAACAAAAACACTAATCCACATAGGGGTTAG
- a CDS encoding TetR/AcrR family transcriptional regulator: protein MSGVLSPNSNDPRVIRTRQLILDAFLNQLNLKNFNSITIQNITEQATINRATFYAHFQDKYALLEALLSDAFMEYVTKRVDPDARLSAETIQQLIFSLCDYHVSSNGCIKKYETVAPIIEENIKTQLEQFLLELMSKVAGDVDPKTLKITATMLSWSIYGLTYRWNIEGEQESPAELANRVVPYMMGGLELLN from the coding sequence ATGTCTGGTGTATTGTCTCCAAACTCGAATGATCCGCGTGTGATTCGCACACGTCAATTAATTCTTGATGCGTTTTTAAACCAATTGAATCTTAAAAATTTCAACAGCATTACGATTCAAAACATTACGGAACAAGCCACAATTAACAGGGCTACATTCTACGCCCATTTTCAGGATAAATATGCACTGCTTGAAGCCTTGTTATCGGATGCATTTATGGAATATGTAACGAAAAGGGTAGACCCGGATGCCCGGTTATCAGCCGAAACCATACAGCAGCTTATATTTTCATTATGTGACTATCACGTCTCAAGTAATGGATGCATCAAAAAATATGAGACGGTTGCACCAATTATTGAAGAGAACATCAAGACTCAACTGGAGCAATTCCTTCTTGAATTAATGAGCAAAGTAGCGGGGGATGTAGATCCCAAAACGCTGAAAATTACGGCAACCATGCTAAGCTGGTCGATCTATGGATTGACCTATCGATGGAATATTGAAGGCGAGCAGGAATCCCCTGCTGAATTAGCCAACAGAGTGGTCCCCTATATGATGGGCGGATTGGAATTGTTGAATTAA
- a CDS encoding Dabb family protein gives MFEHLVVFKFNDKITLAKQQDWVAQLLALKEQIPGIVALTAGINASEETDRIQGYTIGLRVTFEDQEALRAYGPHPAHQAFVASLDGWVEDVIVVDYAI, from the coding sequence ATGTTTGAACATTTGGTTGTTTTTAAATTTAACGATAAAATCACATTAGCCAAGCAACAGGACTGGGTGGCTCAATTGCTCGCGTTGAAAGAACAAATCCCGGGAATTGTCGCGTTGACCGCAGGGATCAATGCATCGGAAGAAACGGACCGTATTCAAGGTTATACGATTGGGTTGAGAGTGACGTTTGAAGATCAGGAGGCATTGCGAGCTTATGGCCCACATCCTGCTCATCAGGCATTTGTGGCTTCCCTCGATGGTTGGGTGGAAGATGTCATTGTAGTTGACTATGCTATTTAA
- a CDS encoding AraC family ligand binding domain-containing protein: MTREVRTVVFDTDLQLEAYQFEGIMQKFPNHFHDYYVIGFIEEGKRHLVCNNEEYILNSGDMIVFNPHDPHACEQVDGRTLDYRCINVQPEVMLDYAREITGQAYLPRFTSPVLYQSELVGSLHELHQMILEEQSDFCKEELLLLLLDQLLRDYSDAEPPVSTQDVTTEIRRICDYIEAHYMESISLNELADLTEMSKYHLLRLFTRQKGISPYRYLETIRINQAKRLLEQGLLPIEVAAQTGFSDQSHFTNFFKKLIGLTPKQYRRIFNHDSELKRTTTNIV; the protein is encoded by the coding sequence ATGACTCGGGAAGTCCGGACTGTCGTATTTGATACCGATCTACAGCTAGAAGCTTATCAATTTGAAGGCATTATGCAGAAGTTTCCCAATCATTTTCATGACTATTATGTCATTGGATTCATTGAGGAAGGCAAACGACACCTCGTCTGCAACAACGAAGAATACATTCTGAATAGTGGTGACATGATTGTTTTTAATCCACATGATCCTCATGCCTGCGAACAGGTCGATGGCAGAACCCTCGATTATCGCTGTATCAATGTCCAACCTGAGGTTATGCTAGATTATGCGAGAGAGATTACCGGACAAGCTTACTTGCCACGGTTTACATCCCCCGTTCTCTACCAAAGTGAACTTGTGGGTTCCCTGCACGAGCTGCATCAGATGATTCTGGAAGAGCAATCGGATTTCTGCAAAGAAGAATTGTTACTCTTACTACTGGATCAATTGCTGCGAGATTATTCGGATGCTGAACCACCTGTTTCCACACAGGATGTGACCACAGAGATCAGACGCATATGTGATTACATAGAAGCTCATTACATGGAGAGCATCTCACTGAACGAGTTAGCCGATTTGACAGAGATGAGCAAGTACCACCTGCTGCGTTTATTCACGCGCCAGAAAGGGATATCACCTTACCGTTACCTGGAAACGATTCGCATTAATCAAGCCAAACGTCTGCTGGAACAAGGTCTGCTTCCGATTGAAGTAGCCGCACAGACAGGATTCAGTGACCAGAGCCATTTCACGAATTTTTTCAAAAAACTGATCGGCCTGACACCCAAGCAATATAGACGTATCTTCAATCATGATTCAGAGTTGAAACGAACCACCACTAACATCGTATGA
- a CDS encoding protein adenylyltransferase SelO, producing the protein MQQETLNKGWNLENSYAQLPQPFFTSQGAVPVESPKLIIFNRLLASSLGLDVESLDSDEGAQIFAGNMIPEGAEPLAQAYAGHQFGNFNMLGDGRALLLGEQITPQGERVDIQLKGSGRTPYSRGGDGRAAVGPMLREYIISEAMYALGIPTTRSLAVVSTGENIIRETERPGAVLTRVASSHIRVATFQYAARWGSIEDLRALADYTLNRHFPEVAQAENRYLVFLQEMIKRQAALIAQWQRVGFIHGVMNTDNMAISGETIDYGPCAFMDAYNPSTVFSSIDRQGRYAYGNQPYIAGWNLARFAETLLPLLHEDEEQAVQLAQDAIAQFSELYHHHWLQGMRAKLGLLDEEAEDEALIKELLELMEKHSADYTNTFLALTFDTLEGTALFGTTEFAEWHERWRARLDRQQEEKEVSRQLMRTNNPAVIPRNHRVEEALEQAENHGDLSVMEKLLAVLSDPFAHSPEQAEYAELPAQCNTSYQTFCGT; encoded by the coding sequence ATGCAACAAGAAACGTTGAACAAAGGGTGGAACTTGGAGAATAGTTATGCGCAGTTACCGCAACCCTTTTTCACAAGTCAGGGCGCAGTGCCTGTTGAATCACCAAAGTTGATCATTTTCAATAGATTGCTTGCATCCAGCTTGGGACTGGATGTGGAGTCTCTTGACAGTGATGAAGGAGCGCAAATTTTTGCAGGTAATATGATTCCGGAAGGAGCCGAGCCTTTAGCTCAGGCCTATGCAGGACATCAATTCGGCAATTTTAACATGCTTGGAGATGGACGGGCTCTTCTGCTGGGTGAACAGATTACGCCACAGGGCGAGCGAGTGGATATCCAGCTGAAAGGTTCAGGGAGAACACCGTACTCTCGTGGAGGAGATGGACGTGCTGCTGTAGGGCCCATGTTGCGAGAATATATTATTAGCGAAGCGATGTATGCACTGGGTATCCCAACGACACGCAGTCTGGCTGTGGTGTCTACAGGAGAAAACATTATCCGCGAAACAGAGCGGCCTGGTGCCGTATTGACCCGGGTGGCTTCCAGTCATATCCGGGTAGCAACCTTTCAGTACGCAGCAAGATGGGGGTCTATTGAAGATCTTCGGGCGTTGGCTGATTACACGTTGAATCGACATTTCCCTGAGGTTGCCCAAGCCGAAAATCGCTATCTTGTGTTCCTTCAGGAAATGATTAAACGGCAGGCGGCTCTCATAGCCCAATGGCAGCGTGTTGGTTTCATTCATGGCGTGATGAACACGGATAACATGGCGATCAGTGGTGAGACCATCGATTATGGTCCGTGTGCCTTTATGGATGCTTACAATCCTTCGACCGTATTCAGCTCCATTGACAGGCAAGGTCGCTATGCTTATGGTAATCAACCGTATATTGCCGGGTGGAATTTGGCTCGTTTTGCCGAGACGCTTCTGCCGTTGTTGCATGAAGATGAAGAACAGGCCGTGCAACTCGCTCAGGATGCTATCGCACAATTTTCTGAATTGTACCATCATCATTGGCTCCAGGGAATGCGTGCCAAACTGGGCTTGTTGGATGAAGAGGCCGAAGATGAAGCGTTGATCAAGGAGCTTCTTGAACTAATGGAGAAACATAGTGCAGATTACACCAATACGTTCCTGGCATTGACCTTTGATACATTGGAAGGGACAGCTTTGTTTGGCACGACAGAATTTGCTGAATGGCATGAGCGGTGGCGAGCAAGATTGGACAGACAGCAAGAGGAGAAGGAAGTCTCTCGACAGTTGATGAGAACGAACAATCCAGCCGTCATTCCCCGAAATCATCGGGTCGAGGAAGCCCTTGAGCAAGCGGAGAATCACGGAGACCTTAGCGTGATGGAGAAGCTTTTGGCAGTTCTTTCAGATCCGTTTGCACACTCACCTGAACAGGCTGAATATGCCGAACTACCTGCACAATGTAATACTTCGTATCAGACTTTTTGTGGGACCTGA
- a CDS encoding NADH:flavin oxidoreductase, whose translation MEVLSLINQQHNVISTEFLFQPYTVKKLTLSSRIIMSPMARAFSPDGVPCPDVAAYYRRRAEHGVGLIITEGATIEHPAASSEPRIPHMYGEAALQGWAEVVKQVHEAGGKIFPQILHMGIVRPSESQPHPEAESLSPSGVDMEGTQVGESMTEAEIATVIQAYADAAANAQSIGFDGIELHGAHGFLIDQFFWKTTNRRTDRYGGDLQKRTQFAVEVVMAVRAAVGPDFPIAMRISQWKMNDYQARLFDTPEQLEQFLHLLVDAGVDIFHCSTRRFWEPEFEGSELGFAGWVRKLSGQTTITVGSVGMPDEPEAGADKATHPGMSELMKRFDQQEFDLVAVGRALLGDPAWAVKIQEGRVSEIHPFTPEVLATLH comes from the coding sequence ATGGAGGTGCTTAGTTTGATTAATCAACAACATAATGTTATTTCTACGGAGTTTCTGTTTCAACCATACACTGTTAAAAAATTAACCCTGTCCTCGCGCATCATCATGTCCCCCATGGCTCGTGCCTTCTCCCCGGATGGTGTCCCGTGCCCCGATGTAGCCGCATATTATCGTCGGCGTGCTGAGCATGGTGTTGGACTCATTATTACCGAAGGTGCGACCATTGAGCATCCAGCTGCATCAAGTGAGCCTAGAATCCCTCATATGTATGGAGAAGCAGCTCTTCAAGGCTGGGCTGAAGTGGTCAAACAAGTCCATGAAGCCGGCGGCAAGATTTTTCCGCAGATTTTACACATGGGAATCGTTCGCCCTTCCGAATCTCAGCCTCACCCCGAGGCTGAATCACTTAGTCCATCGGGAGTTGATATGGAAGGTACTCAAGTAGGTGAGTCAATGACGGAGGCAGAGATCGCAACTGTGATTCAAGCTTATGCCGATGCAGCAGCCAATGCACAAAGCATTGGTTTTGACGGAATTGAGCTTCACGGTGCACACGGTTTTCTGATCGATCAATTTTTCTGGAAAACAACGAATAGGAGAACAGACCGCTATGGCGGTGACCTACAGAAACGAACTCAATTCGCGGTTGAAGTTGTAATGGCAGTTCGTGCTGCGGTAGGTCCTGATTTCCCTATCGCGATGCGGATTTCCCAATGGAAGATGAATGATTATCAAGCCAGACTGTTCGACACCCCCGAACAACTTGAACAATTCCTTCATTTGCTGGTTGACGCAGGTGTAGATATCTTCCACTGCTCGACACGACGCTTCTGGGAGCCCGAGTTTGAAGGATCTGAGCTTGGATTTGCAGGTTGGGTGCGAAAGCTAAGTGGTCAAACCACCATTACCGTCGGTTCTGTGGGTATGCCAGATGAGCCTGAAGCAGGAGCAGATAAAGCAACACATCCAGGTATGAGCGAGCTTATGAAGCGTTTCGATCAACAGGAATTTGATCTGGTGGCTGTGGGACGTGCGCTTCTTGGTGACCCGGCATGGGCAGTTAAAATACAGGAAGGCCGCGTATCTGAAATTCACCCTTTTACACCTGAAGTACTCGCTACGTTACACTAA